In the Candidatus Cloacimonadota bacterium genome, ACCTCCACAATGATGAACGATAGGGTCGCTGTAAGAGAGGCAAGAGAAACATATCTAAAAAGCGCTGCTACCATAAGAAACACGCCAACTGCAATAAGAGATGGGATCGGTAGAAGGTTCATATACACACCTGCGCCTGTTGCCATACCTTTTCCACCTCGGAATTTGAGGAAAACAGGGTAAATGTGCCCGATAATTGCAGCTAATCCTATTGCTACGATGACGATCTGATAGGTTTGCGGATTTGTATAATCAAGACACGGGTTAAATCCAAATATTGTATGTTCGCACGATTGAGAGAGTAATATCCTTCCGATCTCTACGGCAAAAAAACCTTTGAAGAAATCGAAGATAAGAGAAACAATACCCGGGATCACACCGAGGGTACGAAGTACATTTGTTGCGCCGATATTTTTGCTTCCATGTTCCCGGATGTCGATTTTTTTCAACAGCTTACCGAGAATGAAGCCACTCGGGATTGCTCCGAGGAAATAAGCGATGAGAAGAGATATGATGAGGATCACGTTTTATCCTTAAATTTTAATTTTATTGTTATTCCATCAAAACAAAATGCTGTCCTGAGTTGGTTATGTATGTACCGTTTATAGTTTTCTGTAACGAGTGTTCGATTATTAACAACAAAGAGGAACAAAGGGGGATCGGTCTCAACCTGAGATGCATAATAGAATTTGATGCGCTTATGAGATGGATGTTTTGGAGGATTCTGGCTGGTAATTCTTGTCAGGAACTCATTCATCTCGTGAGTAGAGATTCGTTTGTTTCTTTGTTGATTCACGTAGAGTATGAGATCCAATAACTTGTTGACAC is a window encoding:
- the plsY gene encoding glycerol-3-phosphate 1-O-acyltransferase PlsY, translated to MILIISLLIAYFLGAIPSGFILGKLLKKIDIREHGSKNIGATNVLRTLGVIPGIVSLIFDFFKGFFAVEIGRILLSQSCEHTIFGFNPCLDYTNPQTYQIVIVAIGLAAIIGHIYPVFLKFRGGKGMATGAGVYMNLLPIPSLIAVGVFLMVAALFRYVSLASLTATLSFIIVEVVRNIPDFNEIPLLILTICTAILIIYRHKENISRLRNGKESKISFRKKIE